A window of the Bradyrhizobium ottawaense genome harbors these coding sequences:
- a CDS encoding aldehyde dehydrogenase family protein yields the protein MQVHGHFIGGTWRAPTSTLPVIDPSDGVSVARIARGTPADISAAVTAAQSALDGEWGRLSATERGRLLTRLCQLIQRDTEELARMESQDVGKPLRQGRADAIACARYFEFYGGAADKVHGDTIPYEQGFTVFTHWEPHGVTGHIIPWNYPMQIIGRSVGPALAMGNACVVKPAEDASLTALALARLAEEADFPPGAFNVVTGVGEEAGAALAAHPGVGHISFTGSPEVGTLVQQAAAVNRIPVTLELGGKSPQLVFADADLDTAAATVVNAIIQNCGQTCAAGSRVLIEDSVYDNFTANLSARFSALQEGPSDRNLDLGPLINAQQLTRVKRYIDLAERHRLPTIGAGTIASNAPEGGYYVKPVLIGDVPPDHVLAQEEIFGPMLVAIRVRDEADALRVANGTPYGLVSGVWTRDLGRGMRLSRKLKSGQVLINNFGAGGGVELPFGGMKGSGHGREKGFAALFGCASLKTVAVKHG from the coding sequence ATGCAAGTCCATGGACATTTCATCGGCGGCACCTGGCGCGCGCCAACTTCCACGTTGCCGGTGATCGACCCCTCAGACGGCGTTTCCGTCGCCCGCATCGCCCGCGGTACGCCTGCTGATATATCTGCAGCCGTCACCGCGGCCCAATCCGCGCTCGATGGCGAATGGGGCCGACTTTCCGCCACCGAGCGTGGTCGCCTGCTAACTCGCCTCTGCCAGCTCATTCAGCGCGACACTGAGGAGCTTGCACGCATGGAGAGCCAAGATGTCGGCAAGCCGCTGCGCCAAGGTCGCGCCGACGCCATTGCCTGTGCCCGCTACTTCGAATTTTACGGAGGGGCCGCTGACAAGGTTCATGGCGATACCATCCCCTATGAACAAGGCTTCACAGTCTTTACTCATTGGGAGCCGCACGGCGTCACCGGCCACATCATCCCCTGGAATTATCCGATGCAAATCATCGGTCGCTCCGTCGGTCCTGCTTTGGCTATGGGCAACGCCTGCGTGGTGAAGCCCGCGGAGGATGCTTCTCTGACGGCCCTCGCTCTCGCAAGGCTGGCCGAGGAGGCGGACTTCCCGCCTGGCGCGTTCAATGTCGTCACGGGCGTTGGAGAGGAAGCGGGCGCGGCTCTTGCGGCGCATCCCGGGGTCGGTCATATCAGCTTCACGGGCTCACCAGAGGTAGGCACGCTGGTACAGCAGGCCGCCGCCGTCAACCGCATTCCTGTGACGCTAGAGCTTGGCGGTAAGAGCCCACAGTTGGTCTTCGCTGATGCCGATCTCGATACCGCAGCGGCGACCGTCGTAAATGCAATCATCCAGAACTGCGGTCAGACTTGTGCCGCCGGCTCCCGCGTGTTGATCGAAGACTCTGTCTACGACAATTTCACTGCCAATCTCTCCGCCCGATTCTCAGCCCTGCAAGAGGGTCCCTCCGACCGGAATCTCGATCTCGGCCCACTGATAAACGCCCAGCAGTTGACGCGAGTGAAAAGATACATTGACCTCGCCGAACGCCACCGGCTTCCCACCATCGGTGCTGGCACCATAGCTTCAAACGCGCCCGAGGGCGGCTATTACGTGAAACCCGTGCTGATCGGCGACGTGCCGCCCGATCACGTGCTCGCCCAAGAAGAAATCTTTGGCCCCATGTTGGTGGCGATTCGTGTGCGCGATGAGGCGGACGCCCTGCGTGTCGCGAACGGTACGCCGTACGGCCTGGTTTCCGGTGTGTGGACCAGAGATCTCGGGCGTGGCATGCGATTGTCACGTAAGCTCAAATCGGGCCAGGTTCTCATCAACAATTTCGGCGCCGGCGGCGGAGTAGAATTGCCATTCGGAGGGATGAAAGGCTCTGGCCACGGCCGTGAAAAAGGCTTCGCTGCACTCTTCGGTTGTGCCTCGCTGAAGACTGTAGCGGTCAAACACGGCTAG